The following coding sequences are from one Ruminococcus flavefaciens AE3010 window:
- a CDS encoding GNAT family N-acetyltransferase, which produces MIEYKDIKDFTAKELERLFLSVEWSSGHFPEKLKIAMENFKTVYSAWDGDKLIGMICAMDDGIMNAYVHYLLVDPEYHGLTVGRTLVDMIKEHYRDYLRIAVIAYNDELHFYRNCGFKEADDASPMFITSLWT; this is translated from the coding sequence ATGATAGAGTATAAGGATATAAAAGATTTTACGGCAAAAGAGCTTGAAAGACTGTTCCTGTCCGTTGAGTGGTCGTCGGGACATTTCCCCGAAAAGCTCAAGATCGCAATGGAAAACTTCAAAACTGTCTACAGCGCATGGGACGGTGACAAGCTCATCGGTATGATATGCGCAATGGACGACGGCATAATGAACGCCTATGTTCATTATCTTCTCGTTGACCCCGAGTATCACGGACTTACCGTGGGACGCACTCTTGTGGACATGATCAAGGAGCATTACAGGGATTATCTGCGCATTGCTGTCATTGCTTACAATGACGAGCTGCATTTCTACAGGAACTGCGGCTTTAAGGAGGCAGATGATGCTTCTCCCATGTTTATAACATCTTTGTGGACTTGA
- a CDS encoding SdpI family protein, with the protein MLWFFLILDIIFSAAALFGGYYMKFCAPKDNDMKMGVLTESAKKSRDTWEYANKACGKGWIAGGIAGLVLSAAATETAFFASEKVASIVGAAAAVIIVIIMSCSATTTIMGLKSKFDKDGKPVEKE; encoded by the coding sequence ATGCTTTGGTTTTTTCTTATACTTGATATCATATTCTCGGCAGCTGCCCTGTTTGGCGGATACTATATGAAGTTCTGTGCTCCCAAGGACAATGATATGAAAATGGGAGTGCTCACGGAGAGTGCCAAGAAGAGCAGGGACACATGGGAATATGCCAACAAAGCCTGCGGCAAAGGCTGGATAGCAGGCGGCATAGCAGGTCTTGTGCTATCTGCGGCAGCTACGGAAACAGCGTTTTTTGCCAGTGAGAAGGTCGCTTCCATAGTCGGTGCAGCTGCTGCCGTTATCATCGTTATTATAATGAGCTGCTCGGCAACAACGACCATTATGGGACTTAAAAGTAAATTCGATAAAGACGGAAAGCCTGTGGAAAAGGAGTAA
- the hisI gene encoding phosphoribosyl-AMP cyclohydrolase — MIKIDINDLDKFFVKGELIPAICYEVNTKTVLMLAYMNKESLKKTLETGYTWFWSRSRQEYWNKGATSGHLQKVVSIYGDCDNDTLLVNVEQTGVACHTGSYSCFFNEIYNNEENE, encoded by the coding sequence ATGATAAAGATAGACATTAACGACCTTGACAAATTCTTCGTAAAGGGAGAGCTTATCCCTGCGATCTGCTACGAGGTCAACACGAAAACAGTTCTTATGCTTGCCTATATGAACAAGGAGAGCCTGAAAAAGACTCTGGAAACAGGCTATACATGGTTCTGGAGCCGTTCCCGTCAGGAGTACTGGAACAAGGGGGCTACTTCGGGACACTTACAGAAGGTGGTATCCATATACGGAGACTGCGACAATGACACACTGCTTGTAAATGTTGAGCAGACGGGAGTTGCCTGTCACACAGGAAGCTACAGCTGCTTTTTCAACGAAATATATAATAATGAGGAGAATGAATAA
- the hisE gene encoding phosphoribosyl-ATP diphosphatase — protein sequence MTVYQEIFEVIKERKKQFENGTAAENSYTCYLFEKGVDKICKKVGEEATETVIAAKNGDNDELMNEINDLLYHVMVLCANQGLDWSDVEKVLGERNEKIGNLKKFHEVDKNT from the coding sequence ATGACAGTATATCAGGAAATATTTGAGGTCATCAAGGAGAGGAAGAAGCAGTTCGAGAACGGTACTGCTGCTGAGAATTCCTACACCTGCTATCTTTTTGAAAAGGGCGTTGACAAGATCTGCAAAAAGGTGGGCGAGGAAGCTACCGAGACAGTTATCGCTGCAAAGAACGGTGACAACGACGAGCTAATGAACGAGATCAACGACCTGCTCTATCACGTAATGGTGCTCTGCGCAAATCAGGGACTTGACTGGTCTGACGTTGAGAAAGTACTCGGCGAGAGAAACGAGAAGATCGGCAACCTCAAGAAGTTCCACGAGGTAGACAAGAATACATGA